In a single window of the Gossypium hirsutum isolate 1008001.06 chromosome D02, Gossypium_hirsutum_v2.1, whole genome shotgun sequence genome:
- the LOC121214524 gene encoding uncharacterized protein, with amino-acid sequence MVEQEEKQILPHEETIETVILEEGKLVKIGATYQRAMVTLFHDMMHKELEVYVDDMIAKSKMEEEHVQVLKKLFMRLRKFQLKLNPAKCTFGVRSGKLLGFVVSERGIEIDPDKAVKRSAIANFLASRALGDYEPLNFDFLNADLMYVGTTEKDFQEGGPWNLNFDGASNAIGNGIGALKGEWETRDSKLVYYRKLVMELIEEFDSVTFSYLPRDENQMADALATLASMFKVNKLEDMKPIQISIYEAPAHCCIIDNEGEKDDHPWYHDILRYVKSREYPNHATENDKKTLRRLAIDYVLDGEILYKKGKDQKLQVLPQFEDIDLPLDLL; translated from the exons atggtagagcaggaagagaaacaaatcctacctcatgAGGAGACGATAGAGACTGTGATCTTGGAAGAGGGAAAGCTGGTAAAGATTG gggcaacatatcagagggccatGGTCACATTGTTCCACGATATGATGCATAAGGAGTTagaagtctatgttgatgacatgattgcaaaatctaAAATGGAAGAGGAACATGTGCAGGTCCTTAAGAAATTATTtatgaggttgagaaaatttcagctaAAGCTAAATCCAGCGAAATGCACATTTGGGGTCAGATCAGGAAAATTGCTGGGATTTGTAGtcagtgaaagaggaattgagATTGATCCTGACAAA GCGGTCAAAAGGAGTGCAATAGCGAACTTTCTGGCAAGTAGAGCTCTGGGAGATTATGAaccattgaactttgatttcctaAATGCAGATTTGATGTATGTTGGAACTACAGAAAAAGATTTCCAAGAAGGTGGTCCTTGGAacctaaattttgatggagcttcaaatgctataggCAACGGAATCGGGGCA CTCAAAggggaatgggaaacaagagactcGAAGTTAGTCTACTATCGAAAATTGGTTATGGAATTGATTGAGGAATTTGATAGTGTCACCTTtagttatctcccacgagatgagaaccagatggcagatgctttggccACCCTAGCTTCTATGTTCAAAGTGAACAAACTagaggatatgaagcctatccaGATCAGCATTTATGAGGCTCCAGCCCATTGTTGCATCATTGACAATGAAGGGGAAAAGGATGATCACCCCTGGTATCATgacatattgcgatatgtgaagaGTCGTGAGTACCCTAACCATGCGACCGAAAATGATAAGAAGACATTAAGGAGATTAGCCATTGACTATGTCCTAGATGgggaaattttgtataaaaagggaaaagatcaa aagttacaagttttacctcagTTTGAAGACAttgatctacctttagatttactgTGA
- the LOC107908105 gene encoding uncharacterized protein has product MSGEMIENAIRCGKIEAGESTKRLAPRKKEHEINNTSTLNKDHSKSITVGQARAVIANQQSFSKQESNPRPNVEKLQFTPIPVTYRELYQNLFDAHVVSPFYLKPMQPLYPKWYDANVQYKYHTGTKGHSIENCTAFKKLVERLINLGIVKIGDSSGPNVADNPLPNHDNKGVNAIIENGGRRVKANVAEIKTPLEWDWKQMVKRGLIKQNSIERPEGARKFCEFHVEEGHDIQKCTEFRTMVQNLMDNKELEFYVEIKGLEEGEVYAAEEGSAGKAQKANHPVVPWNYDYNVTIPREESLVNDSGEDEGFYTRSGKRYDPANARVESGKGKALAVELGNAKTDKIEPRVNQPVTENEAKEFLKFLKHSEYSMVEQLHKQPARISVLELLLSSEVHRNPLIKELNETYVASDISVNKLDHLVNNISADNFIFFNDDEIPLEGRGSTKALHISARCGGYMLPGVLIDNGIALNVLPLSTLNRLPVDSSHMKSCQNIVRAFDGTERKVTGRIEIPLLIGPNTYEVDFLVMDIKPSYNCLLGRPWIHSAGAIEAPVVKDKRDHFCLGFKPNAKQRREDLEKRQERRKARLNRKKIDWEPLAFPHIFRTFVSGGTRYSGLRTPRKKTTEEILGNLNINAIFEEKSEEGSTSGIYPIESGSVLNNWTVEEMPEVFRALSKSQDINDMSDSTMDLENPFERDMCLEESQDFEDNMIATYLRTY; this is encoded by the exons atgtctggagaaatgatagagaaCGCCATAAGATGTGGCAAGATAGAGGCAGGAGAAAGTACTAAAAGGTTAGCACCAAGGAAGAAGGAGCACGAGATAAACAATACAAGCACGTTAAACAAGGACCATTCTAAATCAATCACGGTGGGGCAAGCCAGAGCAGTAATCGCTAATCAGCAAAGTTTTTCGAAACAGGAATCCAATCCAAGGCCAAATGTAGAGAAACTTCAATTCACACCCATCCCAGTGACGTATAGAGAATTGTACCAGaacttattcgatgcacatgtggtATCTCCATTTTACCTAAAACCTATGCAACCTCTGTACCCTAAGTGGTATGACGCAAACGTCCAATACAAGTATCACACGGGGACCAAGGGAcactcaattgaaaactgcacTGCATTCAAGAAGTTAGTTGAAAGACTTATCAATTTGGGGATCGTAAAGATAGGTGACTCATCAGGACCAAACGTAGCAGATAATCCGTTGCCCAATCATGATAATAAAGGGGTGAACGCGATAATTGAAAATGGAGGAAGGAGAGTCAAAGCCAACGTAGCAGAGATAAAGACTCCCCTTGAATGGGATTGGAAACAAATGGTGAAAAGAGGTCTCATCAAGCAAAATTCAATAGAAAGGCCTGAAGGAGCTAGGAAGTTTTGTGAGTTCCACGTAGAAGAAGGCCACGACATCCAAAAATGTACTGAGTTCAGAACCATGGTGCAAAACCTAATGGATAACAAAGAGTTGGAGTTTTATGTAGAGATTAAGGGACTAGAAGAGGGAGAAGTTTATGCTGCTGAAGAAGGATCTGCAGGGAAAGCCCAAAAGGCTAATCACCCAGTG gttccttggaattacgactaCAATGTGACAATCCCAAGAGAAGAGAGCTTGGTAAACGATTCAGGAGAGGATGAAGGATTCTATACACGAAGTGGAAAACGCTATGATCCGGCAAATGCGAGAGTGGAATCTGGAAAAGGAAAAGCCTTAGCAGTTGAGTTGGGAAATGCAAAAACAGACAAAATTGAACCGCGTGTCAATCAGCCGGTAACTGAAAATGAGGCTaaagaatttctaaaattcttaaaacataGCGAGTACAGCATGGTAGAACAATTACATAAGCAACCGGCTCGTATCTCGGTGCTTGAATTGCTTCTAAGTTCAGAGGTACATCGTAATCCATTGATTAAGGagctaaatgaaacttatgtcgctAGCGATATCTCAGTGAATAAGTTGGACCATTTGGTTAACAATATCAGTGCCgacaatttcattttctttaatgatgatgaaataccgctgGAGGGAAGAGGATCCACCAAAGCATTACATATCAGTGCTCGCTGCGGGGGGTATATGTTACCGGGAGTGCTAATTGATAATGGAATAGCCTTGAATGTTTTACCCCTATCCACCTTAAATAGGTTACCGGTGGATAGTTcccacatgaaatcatgccagaatatagtgagagcatttgatggtactGAAAGGAAGGTGACGGGAAGAATAGAAATACCCCTCTTGATTGGCCCGAATACATACGAAGTGGATTTCTtagtaatggatatcaagccttcgTATAATTGCTTGCTGGGGAGACCGTGGATTCATTCAGCAGGGGCG ATAGAGGCACCAGTGGTGAAGGACAAACGAGACCACTTTTGTTTAGGATTCAAGCCAAATGCTAAGCAAAGAAGGGAAGACTTGGAGAAAAGACAAGAGAGGAGGAAGGCGCGTTTGAacagaaaaaaaattgattgggaACCGTTGGCTTTCCCTCACATATTCAGGACCTTCGTATCAGGAGGAACCAGGTATTCTGGACTGAGGACTCCAAGAAAGAAGACCACAGAGGAAATTTTAGGAAACTTAaacatcaatgccatatttgaAGAAAAATCTGAAGAAGGAAGTACATCAGGCATCTATCCCATTGAATCTGGGAGtgttttaaacaattggactgtagAAGAAATGCCTGAAGTTTTTAGAGCTCTTTcaaa GTCCcaagatatcaatgacatgagtgactctACTATGGACTTAGAAAATCCTTTTGAacgagatatgtgtttagaggaatctcaggattttgaagataacATGATTGCAACCTATCTCCGGACTTACtga